In Leptospirillum ferriphilum, a genomic segment contains:
- a CDS encoding LptA/OstA family protein, with product MPSLLIDERVKKTFFLFFAALLRGKRHALRSVAVVIFFLVLPGFFFLHVGSAWGEQPVSTVINADRMLAENIQNEIHFVGHVHLVKKNLVLKSDNLDVFFVPPSRGATLMDNMHARQKSQKIQTMIATGHVYIKKGNRIAYAGKAVYIAQGHYFVLTRLPVVIQNGDRISGEKITFFTRIDKSLVQGHSLMLLHPAKKKGAPEKSTDSRGKG from the coding sequence ATGCCGTCTTTGCTGATTGACGAGAGGGTCAAGAAGACATTTTTCCTCTTTTTCGCGGCCCTGCTTCGGGGGAAACGACATGCTCTCCGGAGCGTGGCGGTCGTCATCTTTTTTCTTGTCCTGCCGGGATTTTTCTTCCTTCATGTCGGGAGTGCATGGGGAGAGCAACCGGTTTCGACGGTGATCAATGCCGACAGAATGTTGGCAGAAAATATCCAGAATGAGATCCATTTTGTTGGACACGTGCATCTGGTCAAAAAAAATCTGGTTCTGAAGTCGGACAATCTGGATGTCTTCTTTGTTCCCCCTTCCCGGGGAGCAACGTTGATGGACAATATGCATGCCCGTCAGAAATCTCAAAAAATTCAGACCATGATTGCCACTGGTCATGTCTACATCAAAAAGGGAAACCGTATCGCTTATGCCGGAAAAGCGGTCTATATTGCCCAGGGACATTATTTTGTTCTGACCCGACTTCCGGTGGTCATTCAGAACGGGGACCGGATATCGGGAGAAAAAATCACGTTTTTTACCCGGATCGACAAGAGCCTTGTGCAGGGGCACAGTCTTATGCTGCTTCATCCGGCCAAAAAAAAGGGAGCTCCGGAAAAGTCGACAGACTCCAGAGGAAAGGGCTGA
- the lptB gene encoding LPS export ABC transporter ATP-binding protein — MSIEVQDLRKNYRKRWVVDGVSISVNQGEVVGLLGPNGAGKTTTFYMIVGLVRPDGGQILMDDQDISRYPMHVRARTGISYLPQESSIFRKLTVEENILAVLEYMDLSREERQERLEKLLEELNIAHLAKNKAYTLSGGERRRVEVSRALATKPRYILLDEPFAGVDPIAVIEIQKIIAQLRQSNIGVLITDHNVRETLEITDRAYVINQGKILEEGTPRKIASSPKARAFYLGEKFTLNANVLEEEI, encoded by the coding sequence ATGTCCATTGAAGTCCAGGACCTTCGGAAAAACTATCGGAAAAGATGGGTCGTGGACGGGGTCAGCATCAGCGTGAACCAGGGAGAGGTTGTTGGTCTGCTTGGTCCGAACGGAGCTGGAAAAACAACAACTTTTTATATGATTGTTGGTCTTGTCCGACCTGATGGTGGACAGATCCTGATGGACGACCAGGACATCTCCCGTTATCCGATGCATGTCCGGGCAAGGACAGGAATCAGTTACCTCCCCCAGGAGTCCTCCATTTTTCGGAAGCTGACTGTGGAGGAGAATATTCTGGCAGTCCTTGAATATATGGACCTCTCCAGAGAAGAGCGCCAGGAACGACTTGAAAAACTGCTGGAAGAGCTCAATATCGCACATCTTGCAAAGAACAAGGCCTACACCCTCTCCGGAGGTGAACGGCGACGTGTTGAGGTCTCCCGGGCACTTGCAACGAAACCGCGTTACATTCTGCTGGATGAGCCTTTTGCCGGGGTCGACCCGATTGCGGTCATCGAAATTCAGAAGATTATTGCTCAGCTCCGGCAAAGCAATATCGGCGTTCTTATCACGGACCACAACGTGCGGGAAACTCTTGAGATCACGGATCGGGCCTACGTGATCAACCAGGGGAAGATCCTGGAAGAAGGAACACCCCGCAAAATCGCCTCCAGTCCCAAGGCACGGGCCTTCTACCTTGGAGAAAAGTTCACCCTCAATGCAAATGTCCTGGAGGAAGAAATTTGA